In Haematobia irritans isolate KBUSLIRL chromosome 1, ASM5000362v1, whole genome shotgun sequence, a genomic segment contains:
- the Mhcl gene encoding myosin heavy chain-like isoform X5 has product MRYVPSTQSHHNVSESLVNTCTSQTKTCSSSSTQNNDKSTENSKFIERVYLAMRSSKSRQSTPTPGAEAVSHHSTSMGNPSEQFDHNPNPGVVPLCHNASSTSLSSVNTNASSVMSPPPSSPSPRPPKPPKDPNRMRKQIKLIPRQREKSPALKLTNGNESYSRSINYDSDDGLKTAAAAAAASTKQYMSSTTMNSNGMVNGYNNGRNSSDRLRLLTRSPSPALSIRSTSSRASSITSSIATSRSSFSRLQTPPRRVFPQTYVGGDPLDAYEMRHLEQSPVVFDGNLSFVLGCKKQPVRQTLRPSPSFEEPRTASAVLSEKIQNFLKRTDHVQEEWTAFGRRSRATSRASRAGSTTSSRATPTNSIYDDTFDTISLIERQRERNSMERCPSVGRSKSSQNILTKAFQMSKTLPRISTSRSNSIARDYSDMDDDDDRTIQEENDNDLDELSEMAVDLAEERSAGNMATERLEGETAERLRLEKELSEKENKVKKLQENTEKLEMELICAKSDLNGISEEEDIENDEGSSGGVYKLKYERVAKELEFTKRRLQTQHEHDLEQLIGLKKQLEKKLSDAYEEVEEQRQVVGQWKRKAQKMTNEMNDLRMLLEEQNARNNLLEKKQRKFDSECQSLQDTARQERQAKERLSREKDILIAEKFTLEQSLADTRLELDLKEEKLASLQRELEEMTFGGGTEEEVAQLRRSKNELDRRVKEQEEELDEMAGQVQLLEQAKLRLEMTLETMRKEARREAQQRDEELEEARGCAYKKIKALECQLETEHEERTLLLREKHELERRLSSMEDQDRVDRQAEEAINQKLRRDLRKYKALLKDAHAQLERLKADTPGKTLIRQLRNQLEDAESARSIATKARQTAEADLVELQSMYEESNRARNEAEDRATAAQRERGELQAQIEENEEELAELMKKYSATVKQLNTEQIAASEYEFKLSELEAERNNLKEQVNELQHRLENVENLADPSAAMMSKRLELRSKELESRLELEQATRSRLEVQVNRHKEALERLQNEVSQSKVKEMQAQEALKKSQKSLRELREEFHAVSGREQESITKRKDLEKKIEQVESESSALKNDLRLALQRIADLQQAMEEGAEDLSDSDESPTSDGSISDLEERLKPIQTRRQSLQKQNGGPTVSTTTTLMREKSENSPRITLTSPSSPHIYKQAQLASKLPDDHPIQSSVSRKMDYLKLPKATGLST; this is encoded by the exons ATGCGTTAcgt ACCCTCCACACAGTCACATCACAATGTTTCCGAGTCGCTAGTCAATACCTGTACATCACAAACAAAGACCTGCAGCAGCAGTAGCACACAAAACAATGACAAGTCCAcagaaaactcaaaatttattgAACGGGTTTATTTAGCTATGCGCAGCTCTAAATCGCGACAATCAACACCGACGCCAGGAGCGGAAGCGGTATCGCATCATTCTACAAGCATGGGAAACCCTTCGGAACAGTTTGATCATAACCCAAATCCTGGTGTTGTTCCCTTGTGTCACAATGCCAGTAGTACCTCTTTGTCGTCTGTTAATACCAATGCGTCTTCTGTTATGTCTCCACCCCCCTCATCACCTTCCCCACGTCCTCCCAAACCACCAAAGGATCCCAATCGCATGCGTAAACAAATAAAACTTATACCAAGGCAACGTGAAAAAAGTCCTGCACTCAAACTAACAAACGGAAACGAAAGCTATTCGCGTTCCATAAACTATGACTCAGATGATGGTCTAAAAactgcagcagcagcagcagcggcATCCACAAAGCAAT ATATGTCATCAACAACGATGAATTCCAATGGAATGGTCAATGGCTATAACAATGGGAGAAACTCCTCAGATCGCCTAAGATTGCTGACACGTTCGCCCAGTCCAGCCCTATCAATTCGGAGTACATCTTCGCGGGCTTCTTCGATTACCTCAAGCATTGCTACTTCACGTTCATCATTTTCGCGTTTACAGACTCCTCCACGGCGCGTGTTCCCACAAACCTATGTGGGCGGGGATCCTTTGGATGCATACGAAATGAGGCATTTAGAACAATCACCTGTGGTATTCGATGGCAATCTATCCTTTGTCTTGGGTTGTAAGAAACAACCGGTACGCCAGACTTTGCGACCATCACCCTCATTTGAAGAACCACGCACTGCTTCAGCTGTGTTAagcgaaaaaattcaaaatttcctcAAACGAACCGATCACGTTCAGGAGGAATGGACTGCATTTGGAAGACGTAGCCGTGCCACCAGTAGAGCTAGTCGTGCTGGCAGCACCACCAGTAGCCGTGCTACACCCACAAATTCTATTTACGACGATACATTTGACACCATTAGTCTCATCGAAAGGCAAAGAGAACGCAATAGCATGGAACGCTGTCCCTCAGTGGGCCGTTCAAAGTCAtcgcaaaatattttgacaaaagctttcCAAATGTCAAAAACTTTGCCAAGAATATCCACGTCTAGATCCAATTCAATCGCTAGAGATTACTCCGAcatggatgatgatgatgatcgtACCATTCAGGAGGAAAATGATAACGATTTGGATGAG tTATCCGAAATGGCAGTTGATTTGGCAGAAGAACGCTCCGCTGGAAACATGGCAACGGAACGTCTTGAGGGAGAGACTGCAGAACGTTTACGTTTGGAAAAGGAATTAtcggaaaaagaaaacaaagtcAAGAAACTCCAagagaatacagaaaaattGGAAATGGAGTTAATATGTGCCAAATCAGATCTAAATGGTATCTCTGAGGAAGAAGACATCGAAAATGATGAGGGCAGCTCAGGTGGTGTCTACAAGCTGAAGTATGAACGTGTAGCCAAAGAATTGGAATTTACCAAGCGTCGTTTACAAACTCAACATGAACATGATTTGGAACAGTTAATTGGATTGAAAAAACAATTGGAAAAGAAG CTCTCCGATGCCTATGAAGAAGTCGAGGAACAGCGACAAGTTGTAGGTCAATGGAAACGTAAAGCACAAAAAAtgacaaatgaaatgaatgatTTACGCATGTTGCTTGAAGAGCAAAATGCCCGTAATAATTTATTGGAGAAGAAGCAACGGAAATTCGATTCTGAATGTCAATCGTTGCAG GACACAGCACGACAAGAACGTCAAGCTAAAGAACGTTTATCTAGAGAAAAGGATATACTAATTGCTGAGAAATTTACTCTAGAGCAATCATTGGCA GACACTCGTCTTGAGCTCGATCTCAAGGAAGAGAAGTTGGCATCGCTACAACGAGAACTGGAAGAGATGACATTTGGCGGTGGTACAGAAGAAGAAGTCGCTCAATTGAGGCGATCCAAAAATGAATTGGATCGACGAGTTAAAGAACAAGAGGAAGAGCTTGATGAAATGGCAGGCCAAGTGCAATTATTGGAGCAGGCAAAACTACGTTTGGAGATGACTTTGGAGACAATGCGTAAAGAGGCACGCCGAGAAGCTCAACAAAGAGATGAAGAGCTCGAAGAAGCTCGCGGTTGTGCTTACAAGAAAATAAAAG CTCTGGAATGCCAATTGGAAACGGAACATGAAGAAAGAACGCTGCTTTTGAGAGAAAAACATGAGCTCGAACGTCGCTTATCGTCAATGGAGGATCAGGATCGGGTTGATCGCCAAGCCGAAGAAGCCATTAATCAAAAGTTGCGCCGTGACCTACGTAAATATAAAGCACTTCTAAAAGATGCTCACGCCCAATTGGAAAGACTGAAGGCAGACACGCCTGGAAAAACGTTAATACGTCAATTGCGTAATCAATTGGAAGATGCAGAGTCAGCACGATCTATTGCCACGAAGGCCCGACAAACTGCCGAGGCGGACTTGGTAGAGCTGCAATCTATGTATGAGGAATCAAACAGAGCACGAAATGAAGCCGAAGATCGGGCGACCGCTGCTCAACGCGAACGTGGCGAACTGCAAGCGCAAATTGAGGAAAACGAAGAAGAATTGGCCGAACTTATGAAGAAATACAGTGCCACTGTCAAACAGCTTAATACTGAGCAAATTGCCGCTTCTGAATATGAATTTAAACTCTCAGAGTTGGAAGCTGAACGCAATAATCTGAAGGAACAAGTAAATGAATTACAACACAGACTAGAAAACGTTGAAAATCTCGCGGATCCTTCAGCCGCAATGATGTCAAAGCG TCTAGAATTACGCTCGAAAGAACTGGAATCACGTTTGGAGTTGGAACAAGCAACCCGATCTCGTCTTGAGGTTCAAGTGAATCGTCACAAAGAAGCATTAGAAAGACTACAAAACGAAGTCTCTCAATCAAAAGTCAAAGAAATGCAAGCGCAAGAAGCCCTTAAGAAGTCGCAAAAAAGTCTACGTGAATTGCGTGAAGAATTCCATGCAGTATCTGGCCGCGAGCAAGAATCGATTACAAAACGCAAAGACTTGGAGAAAAAAATCGAGCAAGTGGAATCAGAATCTTCCGCTCTTAAGAATGATTTGCGTTTAGCTTTACAACGAATTGCGGACCTTCAACAAGCTATGGAAGAAGGTGCCGAAGACTTATCAGACAG TGATGAATCGCCCACATCTGACGGTTCCATTAGTGATTTGGAAGAACGCCTAAAACCCATACAGACTCGAAGGCAAtctttgcaaaaacaaaatggaGGTCCTACTGTAAGCACCACTACGACACTAATGCGTGAAAAGTCTGAAAATAGTCCCAG AATCACATTGACCTCTCCCTCCTCGCCACATATATACAAGCAAGCGCAATTGGCCTCCAAGCTGCCCGATGACCATCCCATACAGTCCTCGGTTTCGAGGAAAATGGACTATTTGAAACTGCCTAAGGCTACTGGATTATCCACATAG
- the Mhcl gene encoding myosin heavy chain-like isoform X4, with amino-acid sequence MRYVPSTQSHHNVSESLVNTCTSQTKTCSSSSTQNNDKSTENSKFIERVYLAMRSSKSRQSTPTPGAEAVSHHSTSMGNPSEQFDHNPNPGVVPLCHNASSTSLSSVNTNASSVMSPPPSSPSPRPPKPPKDPNRMRKQIKLIPRQREKSPALKLTNGNESYSRSINYDSDDGLKTAAAAAAASTKQCNGYANAKTMQTVEDVTTTNGDISSDSAKPLDVKLTLPLPTLDMSSTTMNSNGMVNGYNNGRNSSDRLRLLTRSPSPALSIRSTSSRASSITSSIATSRSSFSRLQTPPRRVFPQTYVGGDPLDAYEMRHLEQSPVVFDGNLSFVLGCKKQPVRQTLRPSPSFEEPRTASAVLSEKIQNFLKRTDHVQEEWTAFGRRSRATSRASRAGSTTSSRATPTNSIYDDTFDTISLIERQRERNSMERCPSVGRSKSSQNILTKAFQMSKTLPRISTSRSNSIARDYSDMDDDDDRTIQEENDNDLDELSEMAVDLAEERSAGNMATERLEGETAERLRLEKELSEKENKVKKLQENTEKLEMELICAKSDLNGISEEEDIENDEGSSGGVYKLKYERVAKELEFTKRRLQTQHEHDLEQLIGLKKQLEKKLSDAYEEVEEQRQVVGQWKRKAQKMTNEMNDLRMLLEEQNARNNLLEKKQRKFDSECQSLQDTARQERQAKERLSREKDILIAEKFTLEQSLADTRLELDLKEEKLASLQRELEEMTFGGGTEEEVAQLRRSKNELDRRVKEQEEELDEMAGQVQLLEQAKLRLEMTLETMRKEARREAQQRDEELEEARGCAYKKIKALECQLETEHEERTLLLREKHELERRLSSMEDQDRVDRQAEEAINQKLRRDLRKYKALLKDAHAQLERLKADTPGKTLIRQLRNQLEDAESARSIATKARQTAEADLVELQSMYEESNRARNEAEDRATAAQRERGELQAQIEENEEELAELMKKYSATVKQLNTEQIAASEYEFKLSELEAERNNLKEQVNELQHRLENVENLADPSAAMMSKRLELRSKELESRLELEQATRSRLEVQVNRHKEALERLQNEVSQSKVKEMQAQEALKKSQKSLRELREEFHAVSGREQESITKRKDLEKKIEQVESESSALKNDLRLALQRIADLQQAMEEGAEDLSDSDESPTSDGSISDLEERLKPIQTRRQSLQKQNGGPTVSTTTTLMREKSENSPRITLTSPSSPHIYKQAQLASKLPDDHPIQSSVSRKMDYLKLPKATGLST; translated from the exons ATGCGTTAcgt ACCCTCCACACAGTCACATCACAATGTTTCCGAGTCGCTAGTCAATACCTGTACATCACAAACAAAGACCTGCAGCAGCAGTAGCACACAAAACAATGACAAGTCCAcagaaaactcaaaatttattgAACGGGTTTATTTAGCTATGCGCAGCTCTAAATCGCGACAATCAACACCGACGCCAGGAGCGGAAGCGGTATCGCATCATTCTACAAGCATGGGAAACCCTTCGGAACAGTTTGATCATAACCCAAATCCTGGTGTTGTTCCCTTGTGTCACAATGCCAGTAGTACCTCTTTGTCGTCTGTTAATACCAATGCGTCTTCTGTTATGTCTCCACCCCCCTCATCACCTTCCCCACGTCCTCCCAAACCACCAAAGGATCCCAATCGCATGCGTAAACAAATAAAACTTATACCAAGGCAACGTGAAAAAAGTCCTGCACTCAAACTAACAAACGGAAACGAAAGCTATTCGCGTTCCATAAACTATGACTCAGATGATGGTCTAAAAactgcagcagcagcagcagcggcATCCACAAAGCAATGTAATGGATATGCAAATGCAAAAACAATGCAGACTGTCGAGGATGTCACCACCACAAACGGTGACATCTCGTCAGATTCTGCCAAGCCATTGGATGTTAAACTAACCCTTCCTCTTCCCACATTAGATATGTCATCAACAACGATGAATTCCAATGGAATGGTCAATGGCTATAACAATGGGAGAAACTCCTCAGATCGCCTAAGATTGCTGACACGTTCGCCCAGTCCAGCCCTATCAATTCGGAGTACATCTTCGCGGGCTTCTTCGATTACCTCAAGCATTGCTACTTCACGTTCATCATTTTCGCGTTTACAGACTCCTCCACGGCGCGTGTTCCCACAAACCTATGTGGGCGGGGATCCTTTGGATGCATACGAAATGAGGCATTTAGAACAATCACCTGTGGTATTCGATGGCAATCTATCCTTTGTCTTGGGTTGTAAGAAACAACCGGTACGCCAGACTTTGCGACCATCACCCTCATTTGAAGAACCACGCACTGCTTCAGCTGTGTTAagcgaaaaaattcaaaatttcctcAAACGAACCGATCACGTTCAGGAGGAATGGACTGCATTTGGAAGACGTAGCCGTGCCACCAGTAGAGCTAGTCGTGCTGGCAGCACCACCAGTAGCCGTGCTACACCCACAAATTCTATTTACGACGATACATTTGACACCATTAGTCTCATCGAAAGGCAAAGAGAACGCAATAGCATGGAACGCTGTCCCTCAGTGGGCCGTTCAAAGTCAtcgcaaaatattttgacaaaagctttcCAAATGTCAAAAACTTTGCCAAGAATATCCACGTCTAGATCCAATTCAATCGCTAGAGATTACTCCGAcatggatgatgatgatgatcgtACCATTCAGGAGGAAAATGATAACGATTTGGATGAG tTATCCGAAATGGCAGTTGATTTGGCAGAAGAACGCTCCGCTGGAAACATGGCAACGGAACGTCTTGAGGGAGAGACTGCAGAACGTTTACGTTTGGAAAAGGAATTAtcggaaaaagaaaacaaagtcAAGAAACTCCAagagaatacagaaaaattGGAAATGGAGTTAATATGTGCCAAATCAGATCTAAATGGTATCTCTGAGGAAGAAGACATCGAAAATGATGAGGGCAGCTCAGGTGGTGTCTACAAGCTGAAGTATGAACGTGTAGCCAAAGAATTGGAATTTACCAAGCGTCGTTTACAAACTCAACATGAACATGATTTGGAACAGTTAATTGGATTGAAAAAACAATTGGAAAAGAAG CTCTCCGATGCCTATGAAGAAGTCGAGGAACAGCGACAAGTTGTAGGTCAATGGAAACGTAAAGCACAAAAAAtgacaaatgaaatgaatgatTTACGCATGTTGCTTGAAGAGCAAAATGCCCGTAATAATTTATTGGAGAAGAAGCAACGGAAATTCGATTCTGAATGTCAATCGTTGCAG GACACAGCACGACAAGAACGTCAAGCTAAAGAACGTTTATCTAGAGAAAAGGATATACTAATTGCTGAGAAATTTACTCTAGAGCAATCATTGGCA GACACTCGTCTTGAGCTCGATCTCAAGGAAGAGAAGTTGGCATCGCTACAACGAGAACTGGAAGAGATGACATTTGGCGGTGGTACAGAAGAAGAAGTCGCTCAATTGAGGCGATCCAAAAATGAATTGGATCGACGAGTTAAAGAACAAGAGGAAGAGCTTGATGAAATGGCAGGCCAAGTGCAATTATTGGAGCAGGCAAAACTACGTTTGGAGATGACTTTGGAGACAATGCGTAAAGAGGCACGCCGAGAAGCTCAACAAAGAGATGAAGAGCTCGAAGAAGCTCGCGGTTGTGCTTACAAGAAAATAAAAG CTCTGGAATGCCAATTGGAAACGGAACATGAAGAAAGAACGCTGCTTTTGAGAGAAAAACATGAGCTCGAACGTCGCTTATCGTCAATGGAGGATCAGGATCGGGTTGATCGCCAAGCCGAAGAAGCCATTAATCAAAAGTTGCGCCGTGACCTACGTAAATATAAAGCACTTCTAAAAGATGCTCACGCCCAATTGGAAAGACTGAAGGCAGACACGCCTGGAAAAACGTTAATACGTCAATTGCGTAATCAATTGGAAGATGCAGAGTCAGCACGATCTATTGCCACGAAGGCCCGACAAACTGCCGAGGCGGACTTGGTAGAGCTGCAATCTATGTATGAGGAATCAAACAGAGCACGAAATGAAGCCGAAGATCGGGCGACCGCTGCTCAACGCGAACGTGGCGAACTGCAAGCGCAAATTGAGGAAAACGAAGAAGAATTGGCCGAACTTATGAAGAAATACAGTGCCACTGTCAAACAGCTTAATACTGAGCAAATTGCCGCTTCTGAATATGAATTTAAACTCTCAGAGTTGGAAGCTGAACGCAATAATCTGAAGGAACAAGTAAATGAATTACAACACAGACTAGAAAACGTTGAAAATCTCGCGGATCCTTCAGCCGCAATGATGTCAAAGCG TCTAGAATTACGCTCGAAAGAACTGGAATCACGTTTGGAGTTGGAACAAGCAACCCGATCTCGTCTTGAGGTTCAAGTGAATCGTCACAAAGAAGCATTAGAAAGACTACAAAACGAAGTCTCTCAATCAAAAGTCAAAGAAATGCAAGCGCAAGAAGCCCTTAAGAAGTCGCAAAAAAGTCTACGTGAATTGCGTGAAGAATTCCATGCAGTATCTGGCCGCGAGCAAGAATCGATTACAAAACGCAAAGACTTGGAGAAAAAAATCGAGCAAGTGGAATCAGAATCTTCCGCTCTTAAGAATGATTTGCGTTTAGCTTTACAACGAATTGCGGACCTTCAACAAGCTATGGAAGAAGGTGCCGAAGACTTATCAGACAG TGATGAATCGCCCACATCTGACGGTTCCATTAGTGATTTGGAAGAACGCCTAAAACCCATACAGACTCGAAGGCAAtctttgcaaaaacaaaatggaGGTCCTACTGTAAGCACCACTACGACACTAATGCGTGAAAAGTCTGAAAATAGTCCCAG AATCACATTGACCTCTCCCTCCTCGCCACATATATACAAGCAAGCGCAATTGGCCTCCAAGCTGCCCGATGACCATCCCATACAGTCCTCGGTTTCGAGGAAAATGGACTATTTGAAACTGCCTAAGGCTACTGGATTATCCACATAG
- the Mhcl gene encoding myosin heavy chain-like isoform X6, whose product MRSSKSRQSTPTPGAEAVSHHSTSMGNPSEQFDHNPNPGVVPLCHNASSTSLSSVNTNASSVMSPPPSSPSPRPPKPPKDPNRMRKQIKLIPRQREKSPALKLTNGNESYSRSINYDSDDGLKTAAAAAAASTKQCNGYANAKTMQTVEDVTTTNGDISSDSAKPLDVKLTLPLPTLDMSSTTMNSNGMVNGYNNGRNSSDRLRLLTRSPSPALSIRSTSSRASSITSSIATSRSSFSRLQTPPRRVFPQTYVGGDPLDAYEMRHLEQSPVVFDGNLSFVLGCKKQPVRQTLRPSPSFEEPRTASAVLSEKIQNFLKRTDHVQEEWTAFGRRSRATSRASRAGSTTSSRATPTNSIYDDTFDTISLIERQRERNSMERCPSVGRSKSSQNILTKAFQMSKTLPRISTSRSNSIARDYSDMDDDDDRTIQEENDNDLDELSEMAVDLAEERSAGNMATERLEGETAERLRLEKELSEKENKVKKLQENTEKLEMELICAKSDLNGISEEEDIENDEGSSGGVYKLKYERVAKELEFTKRRLQTQHEHDLEQLIGLKKQLEKKLSDAYEEVEEQRQVVGQWKRKAQKMTNEMNDLRMLLEEQNARNNLLEKKQRKFDSECQSLQDTARQERQAKERLSREKDILIAEKFTLEQSLADTRLELDLKEEKLASLQRELEEMTFGGGTEEEVAQLRRSKNELDRRVKEQEEELDEMAGQVQLLEQAKLRLEMTLETMRKEARREAQQRDEELEEARGCAYKKIKALECQLETEHEERTLLLREKHELERRLSSMEDQDRVDRQAEEAINQKLRRDLRKYKALLKDAHAQLERLKADTPGKTLIRQLRNQLEDAESARSIATKARQTAEADLVELQSMYEESNRARNEAEDRATAAQRERGELQAQIEENEEELAELMKKYSATVKQLNTEQIAASEYEFKLSELEAERNNLKEQVNELQHRLENVENLADPSAAMMSKRLELRSKELESRLELEQATRSRLEVQVNRHKEALERLQNEVSQSKVKEMQAQEALKKSQKSLRELREEFHAVSGREQESITKRKDLEKKIEQVESESSALKNDLRLALQRIADLQQAMEEGAEDLSDSDESPTSDGSISDLEERLKPIQTRRQSLQKQNGGPTVSTTTTLMREKSENSPRITLTSPSSPHIYKQAQLASKLPDDHPIQSSVSRKMDYLKLPKATGLST is encoded by the exons ATGCGCAGCTCTAAATCGCGACAATCAACACCGACGCCAGGAGCGGAAGCGGTATCGCATCATTCTACAAGCATGGGAAACCCTTCGGAACAGTTTGATCATAACCCAAATCCTGGTGTTGTTCCCTTGTGTCACAATGCCAGTAGTACCTCTTTGTCGTCTGTTAATACCAATGCGTCTTCTGTTATGTCTCCACCCCCCTCATCACCTTCCCCACGTCCTCCCAAACCACCAAAGGATCCCAATCGCATGCGTAAACAAATAAAACTTATACCAAGGCAACGTGAAAAAAGTCCTGCACTCAAACTAACAAACGGAAACGAAAGCTATTCGCGTTCCATAAACTATGACTCAGATGATGGTCTAAAAactgcagcagcagcagcagcggcATCCACAAAGCAATGTAATGGATATGCAAATGCAAAAACAATGCAGACTGTCGAGGATGTCACCACCACAAACGGTGACATCTCGTCAGATTCTGCCAAGCCATTGGATGTTAAACTAACCCTTCCTCTTCCCACATTAGATATGTCATCAACAACGATGAATTCCAATGGAATGGTCAATGGCTATAACAATGGGAGAAACTCCTCAGATCGCCTAAGATTGCTGACACGTTCGCCCAGTCCAGCCCTATCAATTCGGAGTACATCTTCGCGGGCTTCTTCGATTACCTCAAGCATTGCTACTTCACGTTCATCATTTTCGCGTTTACAGACTCCTCCACGGCGCGTGTTCCCACAAACCTATGTGGGCGGGGATCCTTTGGATGCATACGAAATGAGGCATTTAGAACAATCACCTGTGGTATTCGATGGCAATCTATCCTTTGTCTTGGGTTGTAAGAAACAACCGGTACGCCAGACTTTGCGACCATCACCCTCATTTGAAGAACCACGCACTGCTTCAGCTGTGTTAagcgaaaaaattcaaaatttcctcAAACGAACCGATCACGTTCAGGAGGAATGGACTGCATTTGGAAGACGTAGCCGTGCCACCAGTAGAGCTAGTCGTGCTGGCAGCACCACCAGTAGCCGTGCTACACCCACAAATTCTATTTACGACGATACATTTGACACCATTAGTCTCATCGAAAGGCAAAGAGAACGCAATAGCATGGAACGCTGTCCCTCAGTGGGCCGTTCAAAGTCAtcgcaaaatattttgacaaaagctttcCAAATGTCAAAAACTTTGCCAAGAATATCCACGTCTAGATCCAATTCAATCGCTAGAGATTACTCCGAcatggatgatgatgatgatcgtACCATTCAGGAGGAAAATGATAACGATTTGGATGAG tTATCCGAAATGGCAGTTGATTTGGCAGAAGAACGCTCCGCTGGAAACATGGCAACGGAACGTCTTGAGGGAGAGACTGCAGAACGTTTACGTTTGGAAAAGGAATTAtcggaaaaagaaaacaaagtcAAGAAACTCCAagagaatacagaaaaattGGAAATGGAGTTAATATGTGCCAAATCAGATCTAAATGGTATCTCTGAGGAAGAAGACATCGAAAATGATGAGGGCAGCTCAGGTGGTGTCTACAAGCTGAAGTATGAACGTGTAGCCAAAGAATTGGAATTTACCAAGCGTCGTTTACAAACTCAACATGAACATGATTTGGAACAGTTAATTGGATTGAAAAAACAATTGGAAAAGAAG CTCTCCGATGCCTATGAAGAAGTCGAGGAACAGCGACAAGTTGTAGGTCAATGGAAACGTAAAGCACAAAAAAtgacaaatgaaatgaatgatTTACGCATGTTGCTTGAAGAGCAAAATGCCCGTAATAATTTATTGGAGAAGAAGCAACGGAAATTCGATTCTGAATGTCAATCGTTGCAG GACACAGCACGACAAGAACGTCAAGCTAAAGAACGTTTATCTAGAGAAAAGGATATACTAATTGCTGAGAAATTTACTCTAGAGCAATCATTGGCA GACACTCGTCTTGAGCTCGATCTCAAGGAAGAGAAGTTGGCATCGCTACAACGAGAACTGGAAGAGATGACATTTGGCGGTGGTACAGAAGAAGAAGTCGCTCAATTGAGGCGATCCAAAAATGAATTGGATCGACGAGTTAAAGAACAAGAGGAAGAGCTTGATGAAATGGCAGGCCAAGTGCAATTATTGGAGCAGGCAAAACTACGTTTGGAGATGACTTTGGAGACAATGCGTAAAGAGGCACGCCGAGAAGCTCAACAAAGAGATGAAGAGCTCGAAGAAGCTCGCGGTTGTGCTTACAAGAAAATAAAAG CTCTGGAATGCCAATTGGAAACGGAACATGAAGAAAGAACGCTGCTTTTGAGAGAAAAACATGAGCTCGAACGTCGCTTATCGTCAATGGAGGATCAGGATCGGGTTGATCGCCAAGCCGAAGAAGCCATTAATCAAAAGTTGCGCCGTGACCTACGTAAATATAAAGCACTTCTAAAAGATGCTCACGCCCAATTGGAAAGACTGAAGGCAGACACGCCTGGAAAAACGTTAATACGTCAATTGCGTAATCAATTGGAAGATGCAGAGTCAGCACGATCTATTGCCACGAAGGCCCGACAAACTGCCGAGGCGGACTTGGTAGAGCTGCAATCTATGTATGAGGAATCAAACAGAGCACGAAATGAAGCCGAAGATCGGGCGACCGCTGCTCAACGCGAACGTGGCGAACTGCAAGCGCAAATTGAGGAAAACGAAGAAGAATTGGCCGAACTTATGAAGAAATACAGTGCCACTGTCAAACAGCTTAATACTGAGCAAATTGCCGCTTCTGAATATGAATTTAAACTCTCAGAGTTGGAAGCTGAACGCAATAATCTGAAGGAACAAGTAAATGAATTACAACACAGACTAGAAAACGTTGAAAATCTCGCGGATCCTTCAGCCGCAATGATGTCAAAGCG TCTAGAATTACGCTCGAAAGAACTGGAATCACGTTTGGAGTTGGAACAAGCAACCCGATCTCGTCTTGAGGTTCAAGTGAATCGTCACAAAGAAGCATTAGAAAGACTACAAAACGAAGTCTCTCAATCAAAAGTCAAAGAAATGCAAGCGCAAGAAGCCCTTAAGAAGTCGCAAAAAAGTCTACGTGAATTGCGTGAAGAATTCCATGCAGTATCTGGCCGCGAGCAAGAATCGATTACAAAACGCAAAGACTTGGAGAAAAAAATCGAGCAAGTGGAATCAGAATCTTCCGCTCTTAAGAATGATTTGCGTTTAGCTTTACAACGAATTGCGGACCTTCAACAAGCTATGGAAGAAGGTGCCGAAGACTTATCAGACAG TGATGAATCGCCCACATCTGACGGTTCCATTAGTGATTTGGAAGAACGCCTAAAACCCATACAGACTCGAAGGCAAtctttgcaaaaacaaaatggaGGTCCTACTGTAAGCACCACTACGACACTAATGCGTGAAAAGTCTGAAAATAGTCCCAG AATCACATTGACCTCTCCCTCCTCGCCACATATATACAAGCAAGCGCAATTGGCCTCCAAGCTGCCCGATGACCATCCCATACAGTCCTCGGTTTCGAGGAAAATGGACTATTTGAAACTGCCTAAGGCTACTGGATTATCCACATAG